A part of Jatrophihabitans sp. genomic DNA contains:
- the argB gene encoding acetylglutamate kinase: MSQPSQPFKPAATHEVAAQQAATLIDALPWLRRFSGKVVVIKYGGNAMLTPQLQRGFAEDVTFLRYAGVRPVVVHGGGPQITEHLRLLGIPSEFRGGLRVTTPEAMRVVRMVLVGQVNGDVVNLINEHGPFAVGLSGEDAGMLRAERRPALVDGVPVDVGQVGDVVAVDPSAVTALLDAGRIPVIASVARGSDGLSYNVNADTAAASLAAALGAEKLVVLTDVAGLYADWPHSSEVISQISAGQLKALLPSLTAGMAPKMEACLRAVQAGVPAATVMDGRTPHALLLEIFTTEGTGTMVLPDSAPTRPDAVAADRARS; the protein is encoded by the coding sequence ATGAGCCAGCCGTCACAGCCCTTCAAGCCGGCGGCGACTCATGAGGTGGCCGCACAGCAGGCCGCCACCCTGATCGACGCGCTGCCCTGGTTGCGGCGCTTCTCGGGCAAGGTCGTGGTGATCAAGTACGGCGGCAACGCCATGCTCACGCCGCAGTTGCAGCGCGGCTTCGCCGAGGATGTGACGTTCCTGCGCTACGCCGGAGTGCGGCCGGTAGTCGTGCACGGCGGTGGCCCGCAGATCACCGAGCACCTGCGGCTGCTGGGCATCCCGAGCGAGTTCCGAGGCGGCCTGCGGGTCACCACACCCGAGGCGATGCGGGTGGTGCGAATGGTGCTGGTCGGGCAGGTCAACGGCGACGTCGTGAATCTGATCAATGAGCACGGCCCATTCGCCGTCGGGCTGTCCGGTGAGGACGCCGGCATGCTCAGAGCCGAGCGGCGGCCGGCTCTGGTCGACGGCGTGCCGGTGGACGTCGGACAGGTCGGCGATGTGGTGGCGGTCGATCCCAGCGCGGTGACCGCGCTGCTGGACGCCGGCCGGATCCCGGTGATCGCCAGCGTGGCGCGAGGTTCGGACGGGTTGTCCTACAACGTCAATGCCGACACCGCCGCCGCCTCGCTGGCAGCCGCGCTGGGCGCTGAGAAGTTGGTCGTGCTCACCGACGTCGCCGGGCTGTACGCGGACTGGCCGCACAGCAGCGAGGTCATCAGCCAGATCAGCGCCGGCCAGCTGAAGGCGCTGCTGCCCAGCCTGACCGCCGGGATGGCGCCGAAGATGGAGGCCTGCCTGCGGGCGGTCCAGGCCGGCGTGCCGGCGGCGACCGTCATGGACGGACGTACGCCGCACGCGTTGCTGTTGGAGATCTTCACCACCGAGGGGACAGGAACCATGGTGCTGCCAGACTCGGCCCCGACCCGACCGGACGCCGTTGCCGCGGACCGGGCGCGCTCATGA